The following are encoded in a window of Castanea sativa cultivar Marrone di Chiusa Pesio chromosome 9, ASM4071231v1 genomic DNA:
- the LOC142610938 gene encoding uncharacterized protein LOC142610938 → MKKMSKPIVDDKKEEAVTIRAVRGDEEGRKRVEKIEVTTNKIDTVKNIEKKLMDKGVLRMDRHPADGIGIGKPPPKSGHGGKYTWEGPDDIAESELSEVPPAIDEKDPNFVDEEEEEKILKGEKSEVAGLVVGVVEVPKVVEEKEGVARIEVDPRLNG, encoded by the coding sequence atgaagaaaatgtcGAAGCCAATTGTCGACGACAAGAAGGAGGAAGCAGTGACAATCCGAGCGGTGAGAGGCGACgaggaaggaagaaagagagtaGAGAAAATCGAAGTGACCACTAACAAAATAGACACTGTCAAGAACATAGAGAAGAAGCTGATGGACAAGGGTGTGCTACGCATGGATCGCCACCCTGCTGATGGGATAGGCATTGGGAAGCCACCACCGAAGTCTGGGCATGGCGGCAAGTACACGTGGGAAGGCCCTGATGATATAGCTGAGAGCGAGTTGTCAGAAGTACCTCCTGCGATAGATGAGAAGGACCCCAACTTTGTTGATGAGGAAGAGGAGGAGAAGATTTTGAAGGGTGAGAAGAGTGAGGTGGCGGGTTTGGTTGTTGGGGTTGTGGAGGTACCTAAGGTTGTTGAGGAAAAAGAAGGGGTTGCTAGAATTGAGGTTGATCCTCGCTTGAATGGTTAA